One Microbacterium marinum genomic window, TCGTGCTGTCGCAGGTGCCACCGGCTGCCGACGTCCTGCTGTGCTGGGAGTGCGCGAGCGGCCATCGGTTCGCGGCGACCCCCACCGAGCAGCGCAACCGGCCCGGACGGCGGCGCCGGCGATCCGCCTGGTGCCCGGAGTGCACCGCCCTGGCGCTGCCTCCCGTCGTCGTTCTCGGCGAAGCGCGCCCGGTGGCTCGGGCGGCGCCGGTGCGGGCACCCGACGTGTGCGAGAAGACACCGGATCTACCCGTCGGCGAGCCGTTCGCGAGCACGTGCGCGCCGGCGCCGGCCTCGGCGGCGGAGGAACGGCTCCGCGCGAACCTCACCGAGCGACTGCTCTTCACGCCGGGGGTGAATGCCGTGCGGGTCGCGCGTCCGTTCTTCCGGCACCGCGAGGTGTGGCCGGACATCCTGCTGCCCGAGCTTCGCATCGCCGTCGAGTACGACACCATCGGTCGCCACGGACTCGAGCACGTCGGCCGCAGACGCACGTCGGATCTGCGCAAGGATGCGCTACTCCGGGCCGCGGGGTGGGAGGTCGTCCGGCTGCGGACAGGGCCGCTCGAGCCGCTCGGACCTCACGATCTGCAGGTCGGCGGGATCAGCGGTCGCGCGCTCGACCGACTGATCGACGCGCTCCGCGGCATCCGCGGAGACCTCATCGTCAACGCTTACCTGCGCTGACCGCGCTCGGGCGCGCGCCGAGTGTAGACCTCGAGGACGAGCCGGATCCGGCCGCCGCGAACGCGCTTCAGGAAGGTCTCGGCGGCCAGTTCGGCGACATCGACGCGACGTTCGGCCGCATGTCCTGACGGCGATTTCGTATCGTGGCGGTATGACGATCGCAACGGCAGACCTCTACGACGAGCGCGGCGATGACCTCGACTCGGTGTCGACGCAGTTCCTCGACCTGGGTGGACGTGAGGCCTTCGACGGGCCGGTCCGCACCATCAGGTGCCACCGTGACAACGGACTCGTCAAACAGATCCTCGCCACTGCGGGCGAGGGAGCCGTGCTGGTCGTGGACGGCGGCGGATCGCTGGCGTCGGCGTTGATGGGCGACCTCATCGCCGCGTCAGCGGTGCGCTGCGGATGGGCGGGCGTGATCATCGTCGGCGCCGTCCGAGACCGGGCGGCCCTGGCTGAGCTCCCCCTCGGGATCAAGGCCCTCGGGTCGAACCCCCGCAAGAGCGCGAAGGACGGGGTCGGGGAGGTCGACGTGCCCATCCGGATCGGTGATGTCACGGTGCATCCGGGCAGACACCTCTGGGCCGACCGCGACGGCATCCTCGTCGAGCGGTGACCGACGCCGTCGTCCCGCCGGGCCCGAAGGCACAGCGGGACGGTGGCCACGATGGGACGACGCTCGGAGGTGCGCGTCAGCGCTTGAGCGCCTCCGCGAGCTTCACGCGCGCCCCCATCCGCAGAAGCGAGTTCTCGTAGATCTTCGCGCCGACGAGGATCGCCGCCACGCATGTCACCAGCATCACGACCAGGGCCAGCAGCGGCTCCCACCACTGCGCTTCGCCGACGAAGATGCGAACCGGCATGCCCACGGGGGCCGAGAACGGCACGTACGACATGATCGTGAGCACCACCGGGTTGTCGTTGAAGAAGATGACCAGGAAGTACGGCGCCATCACGAGGTAGGTGAGCGGCGTGATCGTGGCGCCGATGTCCTCCTGTCGGGAGACCATCGCCCCGGCCGCTGCGAACAGCGCCGCCAGCAGCACGAACCCGAACAGGAAGAACACCGCGAACCAGGCGATCGGGCCGCCGAGACCCGCCAACAGGAACTCCTGCCCGGTCACCGTGAGCCCCACGGTCGCGATCGCGGCGATGCCGACGATCTGGCCCATCGCGAGGATCGTGTTGCCGAGCACCTTGCCCGCCAACAGGGCGCGGGTCGGGATCGCCGAGATGAGCAGCTCCACCACACGGGTCTGCTTCTCCTCGACGACACTCGTCGCGATGGTCGTGCCGAAGGTGAACGCCGCGGCGAAGAAGACGCCGCCGAAGGCGATCGCGATGATGTAGCGCAAGAAGCCGTCGGTGCCCTCGGGCTCGAGGATCTCCACCTCGGGTGCGATGCTCAGGGCCTGCAGCAACGTCGTCGACGGTGCGTCCTCGAAGACCACCGTGAAGCCCAGGGGGTCGGCGCCGCCGGGGACGATCGCGGCATCGACATCGCCGCTGCGGACCAGCTCGCGGGCCTCCTCCGCGTCGGCCGCGTCGGTCACGTCGAACCCGTCGAGCCCCTCGACGGCGCTCGCCGTCTCGGGGGTCACCGCGAGCGGGGTGCGGCTGTCGGACTGCGCCGCGAAGCCCGCCCACAGGACCGCGGCGAGCACCAGGGCGAACATCACCGCAGTGGAAATGAGGAAGGACTTCGCGCGCAGCTTGGAGCCGAGCTCGCGCTCGGTGACCAGCCAGACGCTCTGACCGAAGGACGGGGAGGAGACGGACGCGTTCACTGGATGACCTCCGTGAAGATCTGGGCGAGGGTGGGACGGCGCGGCGCGAAACTGGTCACGTCGCCGGCGGCGACCGCGCGCTGAAGGACGCGCTGCACGGTCTGGTCGGAATCGGCCTCGAAGACCGCGTAGCCGCCGTCGAAGTCGACGACCTCCACACCGGGCTCAGTGCGCAGCCATCCGGCATCCGATGCCGAGACGAGCTCATAGCGGCGGGTGGCGTGCTCCGCGCGAAGGCCGTCGCGCGTTCCCGCCGCGCGGATCGTGCCGCTGGCGATGATCACGAGGTCGTCGCAGAGACGCTCGACGACATCGAGCTGGTGCGACGAGAAGAGCACCGAGGTGCCCTGCGCCGCGCGGGTCTGCAAGACGTTCGCGACCACATCGACGGCGAGCGGGTCGAGGCCCGAGAACGGCTCGTCGAGGATGAGCACCTCGGGGTCGTGCACGAGCGCCGCGGCGATCTGCGCGCGCTGCTGATTGCCGAGCGAGAGGGTCTCGACGTTGTCGCCGAGCCGCTCGCCGAGCCCCAGCTCCTCGAGGAGGGTGGTGGCGCGCGCGGTGGCATCCGGCTTCGAGAAGCCGTGCAGCCGGGCGAGGTAGACGATGTGCTCGAGCACCTTCATCTTCGGGTACAGGCCGCGCTCCTCGGGCATGTACCCGAACCGGCGGCGGTCGGCCGTGGTGACAGGCGTGCCGTTCAGGGTGACGTCGCCACCGTCGCGGGCGAGGACGCCGAGGATGATGCGCATCGTGGTCGTCTTGCCGGCGCCGTTCCCGCCGACGAAGCCCGTCAGCCGGCCGGGCGCGACGTCGAAGGTGACGTCGTCGAGCACCCGGCGGGTGCCGTAGTTCTTCGTGATGCCGCTCAGATGGAGCATCCGATCCTCCTGCTCGTCGTGGGGCCGCACGTCGCGTCCTCATCTGGTTCCACGCTAGGGATCGTCCGCGCGCCGGACCTCCCCCCGACGGGTGATCTCCGATCCCCCTCCTGAGACGGAGACGGGCGCGGCTGACGCCCGATTACATGCACGGGAATGCGTATCGTCGACGGTGTGTTGGGGTGGGAGTGGATGCCGCGACCCGTGGCATCCGTCCGCTCGACCCTGGAGGATTCATGACCGACCGCACGATCGGCTACATCGTCGGCAGCATCTCGTCGACCTCGATCAACCGCAAGCTCGCCAAGGCGCTGGAGCGCCTCGCCCCCGAAGGCACGACGCTCGTGGAGATCCCGATCAAGGACCTGCCGTTCTATTCGGTCGACCACGACGGCGCCTTCCCCCAGGTGGCCGTGGACTTCAAGCAGGCCATCGCCGACGTCGACGGCGTCATCATCGTCACGCCCGAGTACAGCCGCTCGATCCCCGGCGTGCTCAAGAACGCCCTCGACTGGGCCGCCCGCCCCTACGGCCAGGGCTCCTTCGACGGCAAGCCGACCGCCGTGATCGGCACCTCCGGCAGCGGCATCGGCACCGCCGCCGCACAGCAGCACCTCAAGGCTGTGCTGAGCCACTTCAACGCCCCGACCCTGGGTCAGCCCGAGGGCTACGTGCAGAGCACGCCCGGCCTCTTCTCTGAGGACGGCGAAGTGTCGAACGACGAGACCGCCGGCTTCCTCGTCGGCTACCTCGAGGCCTTCAACGCCCTCGTCGACCGCTACGCCAAGGTTTCCGCGTCGCTCTGACCCGACACCAGACGAACGGCCCCGCCCCGGTTCCCGGGAGCGGGGCCGTTTCGCGTGGTGTCAGGTCAACCCGTGGCGGTGGGCGTAGACGACGGCTGCGACGCGGTCGCGGGCGCCGAGCTTCTGCAGCACGTTCGAGACGTGCGTCTTGACCGTCGCCTCGCCGATGAAGAGGGTCTGCGCGATCTCGCCGTTGCTCATTGCCTGCGCCAGGAGGCGGAGGACCTCGGTCTCGCGATCGGTCAGCTCGACGGCGGGGGCGGGCGCGGTCTCCGCCGTGCGGGGGAGGGATGCCGCCGGCGCCGGGTCCGTCGTGGGTGCCGGCGCCGAGGCGAAGCGCTCGATGACGCGTCGCGTGACCGCCGGGGCCAGCAGCGCGTCGCCGTCGTGCGCCACGCGGACGGCGTGGGTGAGTTCCTCCGGGCCGGCGTTCTTCAGCAGAAAGCCGCTGGCTCCGGCCGCGAGGGCCTGGAACAGGTAGTCGTCGCGGTCGAACGTCGTCACGATCACGACGGCGGCGGTGATCGCTTCGTCGGCGACGATGCGGCGAGTCGCCTCGAGTCCGTCCATGTCGGGCATCTGCACGTCCATGCAGATGACGTCGGGGTGGAGGGTGGATGCCGCGGCGATCGCCGCCACCCCGTCGCCAGCTTCGCCGACGACCTCGATGTCGCCGGCGGCCTCGAGGATCATCCGGAATCCGGCGCGCATGACCGCGTGGTCGTCGACCAGCAGAACCCGGATCATGCGTCGCCCCCGCCGCCGCCGTCGACGGATGCCGCGGCTGCCATCACCGCGGCATCCGCCCCGGTGTCACCGCCCTGTTGCGGCGCGCCGACCGGCACCCGAGCGCGCACGAGGAACCCGCCCCGGTCGCGTGCCCTCGCCTCGAGGGTTCCCCCGGATGCCGCCGCACGCTCACGCATGCCGACGAGCCCGAGCCCGGCGCGGCCGGACAGAGGAGCACGGCCGGTGTTCGACACCTCGAGCTCGATGCCGTCGCCGTCGTAACGGACACGGAGATCGGCGGTCGCCCCCGGCCCGCCGTGACGGCGCGCGTTCGTCAGCGCCTCTTGCGCGATGCGGTACAGGTTCACCTGCACGAGCTCCGAACTCGACACCGGTTCGCCGACGACCGAGAGCGTCGTCGGCAGCCCGTTCGCGTTGGCGTGTGCGACGAGGTCGGGCAGGGCGCTGAGGCGCAGCGTCGACCCGCCCGGGGCCTCCGCATCGGGCGTGCGCAGGGTCTCGAGCAGGTGGCGGAGCTCGGTGAGCGCGCCACGCGCCGACCCCTCGACACCCGCGAGCGCGGTCTTCGCGGCATCCGGATCGCGGTCGAGGACCGTGCGGGCCGCCCCGGCTTGCACCCCCATCGCCGAGACGTGGTGCGCGACGACGTCGTGAAGTTCGCGGGCGATGCGCACCCGGTCGAGGGCGACGGCCTGCGCCGCGGTGAGCTCCCGCTCCCGCTCCAGCTCGGCGGTGCGCTCCTCGAGGGCGGCGTGTTCGACCGCGCTCGCGTAGGCGCGCTCGCCGAACAGGTACGCGCCGCCGAAGAAGGCGATGTTGATGAGGAACTGCAGCATGGCGAAGGCGGCGAAGGGCGAGAACGGTCCTTCCTGCGACAGCGAGCTGTCGGATGCCGCCGACTGGAACATCGAGACGAGGAGCCAGACGAGCATCGCGATGATCACGAGGACTCGAACGAGCGCCGCGCGGCGCCGGTCCGACACCCACGCGCCGACCGTGTACATGGCGATGAACAGGGCAACGTTGCCCACGTACACCTCGGGGATCAGCAGGGAGACGCCGACGAAGTACGACGTCGCCACGGCGATGAGCACGATGCTCGGCCACCGGCGGCGGAAGGCGAGGGGGAGCGTGAGCGCCGCGGCGTACACGAAACCCCACCACAGGTCGGGGTGGTCGCCGCCGTAGATGCCCGAGACCGATCCGAGCGCCGTGCTCAGGATGCCGGCGACGAGCATGCCCGCCGCGAGCCACGCATCGTGGCGGGATTCCTCAGGGGTGACCTGACGACGCAATGACATGACGGACATCCCTCCACGCTAGAGGCGACGCCGCGGTGCGGCATCCGTCGCGTGACGGAGAAGGAGGGGGGATCGGTGTCAGAAAATCCCTGTGTCAGAAAATCATCGGGCGGTCGTCGTCAGCGTCGCCGTCCAGCTCGAGGTCGACGACCACCGGAACATGGTCGCTGGGGATCTCGCCCTTGCGCTCGTTCCGGTGGATCTCGGCGGCCACCACGGCATCGGCCAGCGCCGACGAGCCGAGGATGAAGTCGATGCGCAGGCCCTCGTTGCGGGGGAAGCGCAGCTGCTTGTAGTCCCAATAGGTGTAGCCGGTGGGAACGAGAGGGCGGACGGTGTCGGTGAGTCCGGCGTCGAGGAGCGCCTGGAACGCGGCACGCTCCTCGGGGGAGACGTGGGTCGTCACGCCCTCGACCACCGTCGGGTCGCCGTTGTCGGCATCCGTGGGAGCGATGTTGAAATCGCCGACGAGCGCGAGCGGCAGGTCGGGCTGTGCGGCGAGCGTCCGCTGCGTGTACGCGCGGAGCGCCTCGAGCCAGTGCAGCTTGTACGTGAAGTGGGGGTCGTCGAGTCCGCGGCCGTTGGGGACGTACAGGCTCCAGACCTTCACACCGTCGATGGTCGCCCCGAGCGCGCGCGCCTCCTGCGGGGCATCCGGACCCTCGTGCCCCTTCAGAAAGCCGGGCATGTCGGGGAACGCGTGCTCGACCTCGGTGATCGGGGAGCGGCTCGCGATCGCGACGCCGTTCCACTGATTGAGGCCATGCGCCTCGACGTGGTACCCGGCTTCCTCGAACGCCTCGTAGGGGAACTGCTCGGGCTTGCACTTGATCTCCTGCATCGCGAGCACGTCGATGTTCTCGCGCACGGCGAAGTCGACGGTGCGCACGACACGGGCGCGGATCGAGTTGACGTTCCAGGTGGCAAGCCGCATGCCTCCCAGCCTAGATCGGGGCCCCGACGCCTCCGGTCGTAGACTCGTCGCGTGACCGTCGCCTCCACGCCCGCACTCGAAGCCGACCGCCAGAGCCTCATCTCGCTGATCCAGGAGGAGGCCGTGTTCCACGGCGACTTCACCCTGTCGAGCGGCAAGAAGGCGTCGTACTACGTCGACATGCGCAAGCTCACGCTCGACCACCGTGCGGCTCCCGCGATCGGCCGGATCATGCTCGACCTCATCCGCGACGTCGACGGTATCGTCGCGGTCGGCGGTCTGACTCTCGGCGCCGACCCGATCGCCAACGCCGTCATGCACGAGTCGGTTCGCACCGACGCTCCGCTCGACGCGTTCGTCGTCCGCAAGGAGCCGAAGGACCACGGCCGCGGTCGTCAGGTCGAAGGCGCGGATGTCGCGGGCAAGCGCGTCGTCGTCGTCGAGGACACCTCGACCACCGGTCAGTCGGCGCTCAAGGCGGTGGAGGCGCTGCGCCGCGAGGGTGCCGAGCCCGTCGCCGTCGCCGTGATCGTCGACCGCAAGACCGGAGCTCAGGCCGCGGTCGAGGCGGAGGGTCTCACCTGGCTCGCCGCCATCGACCTCGACGACCTGGGGCTGCAGCCCCAGTAATCACCTCACTGCTCGAGGTCGTCCCAGGGGTTGCCGCCGCGATCGTCGTCGCGCCGGCGACGGACCATCTGCACGATGACGATCACGAGCGTCGTGGTCATCGTGAGGCCCACGACGGCGAACAGCAGGTTCTGTTCCAGCCCGCTCATGCGAAGCCTCCTCCACTCGGTCCCCCCACTCTGACACCGATATGTGCCGATTGCGGCATCCATTGTCGGAACCCACTGGGAAACCTCGCCCGGCCACGTGACCTCAGGGGCCCGCGAGCGTAGGGTCGAGGGGTGGCACGAGACGTGTGGGACCCCCGACATCTGCCCGATCTGAGCGGTCGCCGATACCTCGTCACGGGTTCCAACGCCGGGCTCGGATTCTTCTCGTGCCTGCAGCTCGCGGGCGCCGGAGCGCACGTCATCATGAGCGGCCGGAACCCCACTCGGCTCTCTCGAGCGCGGGCCGCGATCGTCGCCCAGGTGCCCGACGCCGACCTCGAGACGCTGGCCCTCGACACGAGTAACCTCGGCTCGGTCCGCGCGGCGGCCGCGACCGTGCGCGGGCGGGTCGGACTGAACGGCGTCCTGCTGAACGCCGGGATCGTGCACCCCCCGAAGACGCGGCAGGTGACCCTCGACGGGCACGAGCTCGTCATCGCGACGAACGCGTTGGGGCACTACGCGCTCGCCGGCGCGCTCCTGCCCGCCCTCGCCGCCGCGCGCGGCCGGATGGTGTGGCTCGGCTCGGTCTCGACGACGCTCTTCCCCTGGGATCCGACTGACCCCGAACTGGTGCACGGGTACACGCCGTGGCGGGCCTACGTGCAGTCGAAGGTCGCGACCTCGGCGCTCGGTTTCGAAGCGGATCGCCGGCTCCGGGCGGCATCCGTTCCCGTCGACAGCATCGTCGCCCACCCCGGATACTCCCTCGGCGGCCGCACCCGACGCATCGCGGGTGTGAGCGCGCCGACCCGGCGCAAGCGTCTGTTCAGCAGCCTGCAGGCGCCGATCTCGCAATCGAAGGAGCGCGGTGCATGGTCACCCGTGCGCGCGCTCGTCGACCCCGACGCCGAGGGCGGACAGTACTGGGGCCCGTCGGGCTTCATCACCGGGGCGCCCGAGCAGGTCACGCCGTCGAAGGTCACCGTCGACCCCGACGTCGGCGCCCGGGTGTGGCACTACGCGGAGCACGCCACGCGGACCGAATGGCCCTACCTCAAGGCGCGCAAGGTTCGCCTGCGCTGATCCCGCCTGGCGCCGGGTCGCTCAGGCGCTGATCCAGACGGCGGATGCCGCGGCCGCGGGCAGCTCGATCGTCGGACCGCCGTCGACCTGGACGGCGTCGCGTCCGGTCGCCGTCACCGTGTGACCCACGTCGATCCCCGCCTCCTCGAGGGCTCGGAGGAGCGACGGGTCGCGGTCGGAGACGCGGAGCACCCGGCCGGTGTGTCCGAGGGCCGCCTCGGCCAGCAGGACGAACGGCTCCCGCTCCACGGTTCCGTCGGGCGCCGGGATCGCATCGCCGTGCGGGTCGAACCGCGGGTGTCCGAGGCGCGCGTCGATCCCGGCGAGCAGGCGGTCGCTGATCGTGTGCTCGAGGACCTCCGCCTCGTCGTGCACCTCGTCCCACGCGTAGCCGAACTCCCGCACCAGCCAGGTCTCGATGAGGCGGTGTCGCCGGATCACCGACGTGGCGCGCAGCGTGCCGGCATCCGTCAGCGAGATCGGGCCGTACGGACGGTGGGAGACGAGTCCCTGGGCGGCGAGCTTCTTCACCATCTCGGTGACGCTCGAGGGCGCGAGCCCGAGCTCCGACGCGAGGATCGACGGGGTGACCGGCTGGGTCTGCCACTCGGTGTGGTGGTAGATCGTCTTCAGGTAGTCGTCGATGGTGGACGGCGAGGCGGGCACGCCCCCAGGGTATCGGCCCGCCGTCCCGGCCATGGTGACGGACGTCGTCACCCGCCGGTGAAGGTGAGCCAGAGCAGCGCGCAGTTGAGCGCGATGAGGAAGACGGATGCCGCAGCGCCGGCGACCGTGGTGAATACGCGGTTGCGGTGCGCCCCGACCACGTCGCGCCGGGCGGTGAGGACGACGAGCGGCACCAGGGCGAACGGGATGCCGAAGCTCAGCACCACCTGGCTCAGCACGAGGGCGAGGGTGGGGTCGACTCCGACGGCGAGGATCACGAGCGCCGGGACGAGGGTCACGAGTCGCCGCGCGAGGAGGGGGAGCCGCACCCGGAGGAGTCCCTGCATGATCTCGGCGCCCGCGTACGCGCCGACGGCGCTGCTGGCCAGGCCGCTCGCCAGCAGGCCGACGGCGAACAGCGTCGCGACGACCGGTCCGATGCCGCTCTGCAGCGCCGCGTACGCCCCTTCCAGGCTGTCCGTCCCGGGGATGCCCGCCAGGTTCGCCGCCGCCAGCAGGAGGATGCCGAGGTTCACCGTGCCGGCAATCGCGAGCGCGATCGTGACGTCCCATCGAGTGGCGCGGAGGAGGCGGGTGGTGGCGAGCCGCTCGGGTTGCGCTGCCTCGGCTTGCGCGGCCGCGGGCCGTGCGGGCGCGGCATCCGCCGGTCGGAAGCGGTCGCGGGCCAGCGCGCTGTGCGCGTAGATCGCGTGCGGCATGATCGTCGCGCCCAGGATGGACGCCGCCAGCAGCACGGAGTCGGCGCCCTCGAAGCGGGGGAGAAGGCCCGAGGCGACGCCCGTCGCCTCGGGCGGTCCGATGAAGACGCCGTAGCTGAAGCCGATCACGATGATCGCCATCAGGCCGATGATCACGAACTCGAAGCTGCGCGCGCCGCGGCGCGACTGGATCATCAGCAGCACGATCGAGACCGCGCCGGTGATCAGGCCTCCCCAGACGAGGGGGACGCCGAAGAGCAGCCACAGGGCGACGGCGCCGCCGATGATCTCGGCGACGTCCGTCGCCATCGCCACGAGTTCGGCCTGCACCCAGTACAGGCGACGCGCGACGTTCGAGCGGATGCGGGTGCCGAGCACCTCGGGGAGACTCTGGCCCGTGACGATGCCGAGCTTCGCCGAGAGGTACTGGATCAGCCAGGCCATGACGTTGCCGAGGACCACCACCCACACCAGCAGGTACCCGTACCGCGCGCCGGCGGTCATGTTGCTCGCGACGTTGCCCGGGTCGAGATAGGCGACCCCCGCGACGAGCGCCGGTCCGAGCAGCCACGCCAATCGCGACCCACGACGCCGGGGCGTGGGGAGCGCGGCGGCGGTACGGAGAGCAGATTTCGGCATGCCGAAAAATGTACCAGGAGTTTTCGGTCGACCGAAAAAAGCGTTGAGGTGGTGCCCGCGTAGCCTGGGAACATGACTGACCCGGCCCCCGTCCCCGCCGCGCCGGACGGCCCGTCGGCGGACGGTGACGCCGAGCCGCAGCTGCCCGTCGGCGTGGGCCCCTGGCCCGGCGGTGAGGCCGAGTGGCCCGACAACCCCCGCTACGACCGCGAGCTGCTGGCCGGCGGTGACCGGCGCAACGTCGTCGACCGGTACCGCTACTGGACGATGGCGGCGATCGTCGCCGATCTCGACGAGAAGCGGCATCCGTTCCACGTCGCCATCGAGAACTGGCAGCACGACATGAACATCGGATCGATCGTCCGCAGCGCCAACGCCTTCGGCGCGGCCGAGGTGCACATCATCGGCAAGCGCCGGTGGAACCGCCGCGGCGCGATGGTCACCGACCGCTACCAGCACGTGCGCCACCACGAGGACGTCGCCGCCTTCACCGCATGGGCGGATGCCGAACGCCTGCCCGTCCTCGCCATCGACAACGTCGACGGATCGGTGCCCGTGGACCGCGCCGACCTCCCCGAACGCTGCGTCCTGCTGTTCGGCCAGGAAGGTCCCGGGCTGTCGG contains:
- a CDS encoding TrmH family RNA methyltransferase, which encodes MTDPAPVPAAPDGPSADGDAEPQLPVGVGPWPGGEAEWPDNPRYDRELLAGGDRRNVVDRYRYWTMAAIVADLDEKRHPFHVAIENWQHDMNIGSIVRSANAFGAAEVHIIGKRRWNRRGAMVTDRYQHVRHHEDVAAFTAWADAERLPVLAIDNVDGSVPVDRADLPERCVLLFGQEGPGLSAEALAAASGVIEITQYGSTRSINASAAAAVVMYEWCRRYA